Proteins encoded together in one Deinococcus hopiensis KR-140 window:
- a CDS encoding DUF99 family protein, translating into MPLSHAIGFDDSPFAREHRGDVRVFGTVFAGWTLHGVVSGRVRRDGRNSTPELARLVQESGAAGHLQLILLQGVALAGFNVVDAPTLRSATGLPVLIVARRAPNLDRIRTALLTRVPGGARKWRLIEALGPMEPCGGVYVQRVGLDLDEAGQSLAALTVTGRIPEPLRAAHLIAGGVMRGSSRGGRV; encoded by the coding sequence ATGCCCCTTTCCCACGCCATCGGCTTTGACGACTCGCCCTTCGCCCGTGAGCACCGCGGCGATGTGCGCGTCTTTGGCACAGTGTTCGCAGGATGGACCCTGCACGGAGTGGTCAGCGGACGGGTCCGGCGCGACGGGCGCAACAGCACGCCCGAACTCGCGCGCCTCGTGCAGGAAAGTGGCGCGGCCGGGCACCTGCAGCTGATTTTGCTTCAGGGCGTGGCGCTGGCAGGCTTCAACGTGGTAGACGCCCCCACGCTGCGCTCGGCCACGGGGTTGCCCGTCCTGATCGTGGCCCGGCGGGCGCCGAATCTCGACCGCATCCGCACCGCGCTGCTCACGCGCGTACCGGGCGGAGCGCGCAAGTGGCGCTTGATCGAGGCTCTCGGGCCGATGGAGCCGTGTGGGGGCGTGTACGTGCAGCGGGTGGGGCTGGACCTCGACGAGGCTGGGCAATCCCTCGCTGCCCTCACGGTGACCGGGCGCATTCCCGAGCCCCTGCGGGCCGCCCACCTGATCGCGGGAGGAGTGATGCGGGGCAGCAGCCGGGGCGGGCGGGTGTGA